The genomic interval AATTAGGGCCGTCACGATCATTAAATTTTAGCtgactgttaataaaaatataaataattatggTTAATGATTTGTCTTTTCTTCTTAAAGTGCCTCTATTAAACTACAAGCCTAAAGTAGCTTATTAGTTATCTTGTTTCTAGCTACACTCttaagaagatggttctttgagtgttctctgttctatattgaaccattttctttagtaaagaacccttaaagtatcattataaagtgtgtgttaatAGAAGAAAATGGTGCTTTAAAAAAcatccaaaaaggttctataggaTTATATACAATTAATGAATAAAGTTAAAATTTCAAGTGTTTCTATTTTACTGTCATTCTTTGCCTTATTAAAATGttgatatacactgctcaaaaaataaagggaacacttaaacaactcaatataactccaagtaaatcaaacttctgtgaaatcaaactgtccacttaggaagcaacactgattgacaatcagttttaaatgctgttgtgcaaatggaagagacaacaggtggaaattactggcaattagcaagacacactcaataaaggagtggttctgcaggtggggaccacagaccacttctcagtacctttctgctttctggctgatgttttggtcacttttgaatgttggtggtgctttcacactcgtggtagcatgagacggactctacaacccacaagtggctcaggtagtgcagctcatccaggatggcacatcaatgcgagctgtggcaagaaggtttgctgtgtctgtcagcgtagtgtccagagcctggaggcgctaccaggagacaggccagtacaccaggagacgtggaggaggccgtaggagggtaacaacccagcagcaggaccgctacctccgcctttgtgcaaggagaaacaggaggagcactgccagagccctgcaaaatgacctccagcaggccacgaatgtgcatgtgtctgcacaaacggttagaaaccgactccatgaggatggtatgagggcccgacgtccacagatgggggttgtgctcacagcccaacaccgtgcaggacgcttggcatttgccagagaacaccaggattggcaaattctccactggcgccctgtgttcttcacagatgaaagcaggttcacactgagcacatgtgacagacgtgacagagtcgggagatgccgtggagagtgatctgctgcctgcaacatctttcagcatgacatcatgtctcgctccacccaccaacgccacgttgcaccacagactgtccaggagttggcagatgctttagtccaggtctgggaggagatccctcaggagaccacccgccacctcatcaggagcatgcccaggcaacGGGAGGTCTTGTAGTCGTTGTAGTACAGgaacatggaggccacacacaatactgagcctcattttgacttgttttaaggacattacatcaaacttggatcagcctgtcgtgtgtttttccactttaattttgtgtgtgactccaaatccaggcctccattggttaataaatttgatttccattgatgatttttgtgtgattttgttgtcagcacattcaactttgtacagaacaaagtattcaatgagaatatttcattcattcagatctaggatgtgttatttgagtgttccctttatttttttgagcagtgtattaataccattttaaaatatatttttaggaCTGGTCTTTGACTAATAAtatttgttggaaaaaaaaacaaagactaaAAGAGACGTAGATTACACATCCTATAACGGTAGACCACAAATTCATCACAGGTTCAGCGATGAATGTTATCACAGTAGTGAcaggtttggactgcaggcaggtcagtttagcaaccagactcttaatacagagcaatgctgctgtaatacatgtagaatgtggtttgacatcgtcttgctgaaataatcaaggccttctctgaaaaagacgtcgtctggatggcagcatatgttgcaaaaacctgtatatattgctcagtattaatggtgccttcacagatgagcacgtcacccatgccatgtgcactaatgcccccctaaaccatcatgaatactggcttttgaactgtgcactgataacaagctgagtggtctttagcccagaggacacagtgtccatgatttcctaaaagaatttcaaatgttgatttttttttcaggccacagggacacttttccacttcccctcagtacattttaaatgagctcaggcccagagaaggtggcagcatttctggatcctgtttatatttggtttcttctttgtgttttattgttttaacttgtatttgtagatgcagtgatgaactgttttcacagacagtggttttcagaattgtttctgagcccatgcagtgatttccactacagaatcaagCCTGTTTTTAAGGAAGTGCAGcttgagggcccaaagatcatggccagctaatactgttttttggtcccttacatacagagatttctccagattctctgaatcttttaatgatattatgtatcatagatgatgaaaagcagaagttctttgctattttgttgagaaacattcttcTTGACttattgcactatttgattgtgcatcacagagtggtgaacccctccctcACCTTGACTGAAATCCCTTTAATAGATGCAGTATTGGTTTGTGATTGTGGACTGAGCCACACAGAATAACTTTTTATTCACTTGTTTGGAACATGTGAGTGAATTTGATCTGTGAGGTCTGAAAAGATAAACAGCTGTTAATGTGCTATTACTGTCCTGCAGGGAGCACTGCATACTGCATATGACTTGAATACCTGCATTTAAACTTACACACatgtaaattatattttgttCCCTTGGAATTATAAAGTTCtgacatttttgtcaaaatttaGTTTTTCCACATTCTTATTTTGTGACTTCTTATAtctacaaaacaaaatgtttccaAGATGTCCAAACTCTTAACTTGGTTCTATGAGGTACTATCTGTGAGCCGgtcagcactttgaacacactCAAGAGGACCAATCAGGTTCTGCTTCTTTGCCATGTCGCTGCTTTGCTCAGTGACAGCAGGAAAATTTATAAAGCTTTATGAAGCATGAAAACGTTGCTGAATTTCTGCCTGTCgtcttacaaaaacaaaactggacCTCACACCACCTTTAGACTGGCCTGCTGGGACAGTTTATTACAGAAGCTGGTTGCTGTCTCAGCTACTCTTAAATGAATGGTTTCTACCTAAAACTGACCTCTGCTCTGGACACAATATTTAACATTCACCTTTATGTAGCTGCCAATCAAAACCCTGTGTCTCccaaacagtaactttacaggagaaggaaaaaaaacgatttactttaaatttaagccaatggaaccaagTTTTCCTTTGGTCCACTTAtcataacatttacacacaatataacaGACAACTggtattttttaattatgtaaaaaaatgaaaagttgagatacaaggttttgttcggaCAGCAGCGATAATCTGCAGGACTTTTTTCAACAAGAAAAGATGACCTGTcctaaaatgagaaaaaaaagtcataaaaataaataataaaaataaatgccaTAAAAATGTCATAGGAAGCATTAAATTGAACCTTTTGATAGACACTGTTACACATCACCACTTACgctttaaaacaaaatacattgcTTGAAAAACTTTTTTAGGTTCTCTCAGACAGGATTTTGATTTTGTACATTCAGAACACATTTAGGGTGTCTGTCATTGGCTACAATCACATTATCAGGTTAAATTgtcacaaatctgattttttgccctaatgtgactcagatctgatgttttcagggctgtgtggacacaaatctgatctgtcCAAAATCCgacaaatccgacctgagccactttcatacgtggtcctagatcggatacgtatctgatttatggtcatgtgaccttaatgtgatgctcagtttggaattcatgtgcttttccaACTGCGTGTGACCATCATttagcgttaccatggcaacagcgctgaacagaagttaaagcctgtaaatggtggaaaagcagctcatctcacctttttcatTTCAGgctggttcatcacattaatgaaaGATTAGAATCTCGTACCTAAATGAGTGATCGTTACCTAAACGATCGGATTTGAGCAGTGAGCCCTGTAAATGTGAACGTAGCTACTGTCATGAATGAAAGACACAGATCAGTTCTGCTGTCCAGAATGCAAAATCTTTCAAGCTCAGTATCTCAAAGCTGCTCAGAACCTTAGACAGAACCTTATAACTCCAAGGggatgatttatttaaaaacaaaagtttgaGGACTGGGAAGTCTCGTTAATCGTAAACAAAAACGAATAATCAATCACAAACAGCCATAAAGCCTAAAGTGTGTTTACAGTTCTATTATTACAATTCTATTAATCATCTCTGGCGGCGTAACAGTCTGTGAGGGTCATTCAGTCATCAGGCAGCCCAAGAGCCAGAAGGACAGGTAGAGCAGCTCCTGTGATCAGGGTGATGCTTTCCAAGACACCCATCGCCCCCTGCTGATAGGGCCCTGAGCCTGCATGGTGGTGGAAATGGGTGGTCctctgctgccccctgctgttaaTCTCTGGCAATACATGCACTGTAGCCACATAGAGGAATGTTCCAGCGGAGACCAGCATCCCAATCCCTGTAGCGCTGAGGCGGTGCTGTGGTGACCCACCTGTCTGCAGGATGACACAGAACATCatgtggttctatttagaacaattAGAGttaaatatagaaccatttgcatgcttaaagggttttttttggaaggtaaaatgttcttcagattgacagagaatgtgttttatatggtcctatatagaaccaagaaggttctgctactgttattttttcaagctcccatggaccctcacagagcaggtgctatttgggtggtgggtcattctcagcactgcagtgacaatgacgtggtggtggtgctgtttaacacctcagtgtccctgctggactgagaataatccaccaaccaaaaatatccagccaacagtgtcctgtgagcagcatcctgtgggcagtgtcctgtgaccactgatgaaggactagaggatgaccaacacaaactgtagcagcagatgagctatcgtctctgactttacatctacaaggtggacggacaaggtaggagtgtctaatagagtggacagagagtggacacaatgtttaaaactccagcagcactgctgtgtctgatccactcgcaccagcacaacacacaaacacaccatcaccacgtcagtgtgactgcagtgctgagaacgatccaccacccaaatagtacctgctctgtgagggtccatgggggtcttgaccactgaagaacagggtaaaagggggctaacaaagtataagagaaacagatggactacagtctgtaactgtacaactacaaccccaattccagtgaagttgggacgttgtgtaaacacaaataaaaacagaatatgatgatttgcaaatccttttcaacctatattcaattgaatacactacaaagacaagatatttaatgttcaaacggataaactttgttttttgcaaatattcactttttgtgaaaacacctgtttggaacattccacaggggaacgggttaattggaaacaggtgagtgttatgattgggtataaagagagcatccctgaaaggctcagtcgttcacaagcaaggatggagtgaggttcaccactGAACAACTGAGTGAGCAAAtattccaacagtttaagaacaacatttctcaacgtgcaattacaaggaatttagggatttcatcatctacagtccataatatcatcaaaagattcagagaatctggagaaatctctgcaagtaagcggcaaggcagaaaaccaacattgaatgcccgtgaccttcgatccctcaggcaggactgcattaaaacccgacatcattctgtaacggatattcccacaggaacacttcagaaaaccactgtcagtgaacacagttcgtcgctccatctacaagtgcaagttaaaactctgccatgcaaagtgaaagccatatatcaacaacactcagaaacgccaccggcttctctgggcccgagctcatctgagatggactgacgcaaagtggaaaagtgtcctgtggtctgacgagtccacatttcaaattgtttttggaaatcatggacgtcgggTTCCCTGggcaaaagaggaaaaggactgtccggattgttatcaacACAAAgttctgcctgcagtccagacctgtctcccattgaaaatgtgtggcgcattatgaagcacaaaatacaacaacggagaccccggactgttgagcaactgaagttgtacatcaagcaggaatgggaaagaattccacctacaaagcttcaacaattagtgtcctcagttcccaaacgcttattgagtgttgttaaaaggaaaggtgatgtaacacagcagtaaacattcccctgtcccaacttctttggaacctgttgcaggcatcaaattcaaaataagtgaatatttacatttacggcatttggctgacgctcttgtccagagcgacttacaatttgatcatttttttacacaggtaggccaaggtggtgttaggagtcttgcccaaggactcttattggtatagtgtagggtgtttacccaggtggggattgaaccccagtctacagtgtagaaggcagaggtgttaaccactacactatcccaaccacacaATATTTGCACAACAATaaatttatccgtttgaacattaaatatcttgtctttgtagtgtattcaattaaatataggttggaaaggatttgcaaatcatcgtattatgtttttatttatgttttagacaacgtcccaacttcattggggttgtacaaagtgaacctatacagtaagtagagctgataaaatgtacaatgagcgaagaaacaaggaggtggtcagaatgttctgcctgatcagtgtagaaGCACCGTCACAGAATAAGCACTCCATTAGTGATGTCACCAGTTACAGAATGAAActgttcattatttattatcgcaATTTACAGCAACAAATTATTGCACTATTGAACTAACACTGTGCTCAATTTTAGTTAGTGGCAAATGCAGCTGAGAAACGTTTGCAGTGCTGTCTGGGTTTCCTTACCATGCTCAGGATGAAGTAGGTGCTAACAGCCAGCAGTGGAGCTGCAGCCGAGAAAGCCAGTAAATGCTTCTGAATTGTGCTCTTCTCCAAGCCGGCGTGTAAGAGGAAGGAGACAAGACCGAATGCAGCCGGAGCCTAAGGACACGGAGAGAGACAACTCAGACTTTCATACAAAGCAGATTTCTGTACCAGAAAAGTTTTCTGGTTCCTGTCATAAGAAACACCtagtaatatttttgtttattcgttttttttttctttaacagtCTTTGAAAAGACCTTGCCTACATACAGCTCCATAtccaaaaaacttgggacactgtgaaaaatgtaaaaaaaaaaaaaaaatgcaatgacgtgctaatcatttaaaccctatatttcattaaaatgcttcaaagatagcaaatcaaatattgaaaatgagaaattttatgttttttgaaaaatatctgcacattttgaatttgatgccaacaacatgttccaaaaaaagttgggacgggggggaaaaaaggctggtaaagttgtatgATGCTAAGAAAAGATGAGGAGggattcaccactctgtgaaagaccgcaccatcaaatagtgcaacaattgaagaagaacatttctcaacataaaacagcaaagaacttctgcttttcattgtctacagtacataatatcattaaaagactgaatctggagaaatttctgtttgtaagggacgaggccaaaaaccagtatttgctggccgtgatctttgggcccttagatggcactgcattaaaaacagacatgattctatagtggaaatcactgcatgggctcagaaacacttctgaaaaccactgtctgtgaaaacagttcagcaCTGCATCcaaaatgcaagttaaaactctaaaacacaaagaagaaaccaaatataaacaggatccagaaacgctgccaccttctctgagctcatttaaaatagactgaggggaagtggaaaagtgtcctgtggcccaaaaaaaaatcaacatttgaaattcttttaggaaaccatggacactgtgtcctccgggttaaagaccactcagcttgttatcagtgcacagttcaaaagccagtattgatgatggtttaggggagcattagtgcacatggcacaggtgacgtgcacatctgtgaaggcaccattaatgctgaaagatattttgtgatgttttggcaacatatgctgccgtccagacgatgtctttttcagagaaagccttgattatttcagcaagacgatgtcaaaccacattgtGCATTAATTACAACAGCAGTGCTCCTGATTAAAAGagacctgtctgcagtccagacctgtcaccactgaattGAATATTTCGCTCATTGATTTGGCactaaatgaaaaatacaacagagGAGACCCTGAATTGataagcagctgaaatcctgtattaaacaagaacaaaaaacattcactttcaaaactacagcagcatctcctcaCTTCCTCAGGCCCCAGTTgttgacatttttcaaaaaactaaatttctcagttttaacaattgatatgttgtttctgtactattttcaataaaacatatgcttttgatttgcaaatgatttgcatcccaacttttttggaaatggggtagTATtttggaagtacaaggttttgttacaacagtgGTGCTTTCCCAGCCAGCGGCATGTCTTACCTTGTGCAAAATCACAGCGAAGAACACAATAACCTGAACTGACACTTCAGAAGAAGCCACAGCTGCACCAAGAGCGACACCGTCAGCTACACGGAAACAGATACACAGCAGATACACAGGAATGAGAAATTCGACTCAGTTCACTGAAAACAGGCTTTCACTCCTACTGAACCTCTACATGAGACATGGAAAGTGAAACTGTACTGTCTGCAATGCTGTACAAGGAATATTGCTCATCACTTGCAACTCTAATGACAGTCCGGTTGGAGTCCAGGAGTCCAGATTTCAAcatgaaaaatgcaaatgaagtagttttgttgttttcttctcGTAAAATTACACCAGAGAGAACTTTACACAGACAATActgtaaacagaaaatgtattgCATAAATTAACTTTTACAAATTGTTAAAAACTGTTCATTGAAAATCTTATCCCTCCTGTTATCCTCAAATTTACTGACATCATCTATCCTTGGGGATAATTTGACCCCAGCAATTTAAACCTCActaaatatcaaatattaaaattcCCGTGGGAATCGTGATCCCCCCTCCATCGTATCATGAGGAAAGTCATTAAATATGAAGTAAAAACATGTCAAAGTCAAGGGATGTTAAACCCTAAATGAGGTCAAATCCACTCCAAAGATGACggagttaaaggggaactccactgattttccaaagtCTCTGCAtgactcagtgtgtgagatgtaaacagagtggtttgatgtgaaatggttcagatttatttaccCAAATGAACACGTTAGTTTTACTGGTTCactgttaatattaataatctttatttatagagctcTTTTATTCTGATGggagctcaaagtgctttacaaacagTTGATAAAGATGAACAGTAACAGAATAAACTAAAGTATTCGTTTAAAATCATAAGACAACAGATCAGATTAAAAAGATAAAGACCAAAGAGGCGTAGAGCTTTACTGAAGCGCCGAGTTACAGAGGCATAcagtttctctcacacacacacacacacacacacacacacacacacacacacacacacacacacacagatcataaacagacagacattcaggagctttaaggtcatttagagctttgAAAACcaacagcagagctttaaaatctatgtttaaaacatttaaaacaaaaacatctgcagGAATTTGTCTTGcttcatttaaattaaatgtaaatgagggCACAGTGGTGGGTGCCCATtgcaaatgatatgtaaataaacttttctCCACACACTGAAGTTGATTCACTAGTTGTGCTGAAATCCTGGCTTGCTTGGTCATTGCAGTCCATATAGAAACAATATATGgatgtgtatttttatatatttaaagtatatttcagaatatttttacatattaactaaatatagtttaaaataatttattttaaaatgtatactgtatatttaaaatattacacatagacatgtaccatacaaaaataaataaaatcaaatctgTTGAAAAAAACTGtatgaaaacagccaaaatCCAGTTTAATTCACTTCACTGCCTGATatctttagaaatgagtttgtgttccagtctcttcattttaaatctgaTCAAATGGTCCTTTAACAGGACAGAAGCGAGGGCTGTAggtactgatactctgttatgatctgatatcttgtttatgtcAAGTACagtgtgtgagagtctgattgcagacggacatggttaatgtaaagtcagTACGGCTCATATCAGTGACCTTTATTAAAACTAtgtacaattaaaaataaaataaaaaatacaaataaatgcttttaaaaaatatattttttggccattttcatacatattaGATAAATATATTTGGAGTGTATTATTTTCCCATATGGGACAACAGGCTGTTCATACATCATTCAGCACTGCGCTCTTTTCTCTGTAACTTTGGAGAATAAGGGTGTCTTGccaaatgtgaaaataaatattattccCGGCAATACTTCCTCTTGACCCAGACAGCATAAAAGAGCAGGAATTTAATACCTGCTGGTGATAAAGGAGAAGCAGAATAGAGTACTGAATAGAGGCTGCAGACAGAGCGAGTCGTGGCTGGAGGGAGATTTTCAGACAGTGCTTAtctgtctcctctctttgtTGGAATACAGACCGAAGAGTTCTTGATGAACAGGCGCAGCACGGCAGTCGACACTGAAAAGTAAACCTGCTGTCCGTGTTCAGGCTGGACTCAGAGACCTGCAGCGCTGTCTTTATTTTGTCTAATCACTGCGGGAAGCATGC from Pygocentrus nattereri isolate fPygNat1 chromosome 5, fPygNat1.pri, whole genome shotgun sequence carries:
- the LOC108430263 gene encoding zinc transporter ZIP9, with product MDGAVAVILISLAMFVGCFLLGLIPVLFNFSQQKLQFVSVLGAGLLCGTALAIIIPEGVELVEESWRDSLCSGVTARLNSSDSNSTLEPSAATGLRPHVFIGASLVLGFTLMFVVDQIANYCSAQVSRPSIYSGSGITATLGLIIHAAADGVALGAAVASSEVSVQVIVFFAVILHKAPAAFGLVSFLLHAGLEKSTIQKHLLAFSAAAPLLAVSTYFILSMTGGSPQHRLSATGIGMLVSAGTFLYVATVHVLPEINSRGQQRTTHFHHHAGSGPYQQGAMGVLESITLITGAALPVLLALGLPDD